ACCATTTCGCCTAATCCCACAACTCGCGGCACAACGATCGTATGTCCCCAGGCCAGCAGAGCATGGATTAACTCGTGCGTGCCTACTTCGCCGCCGCTAGACACATAAATAAACCACACTTTCGCGCCCCGGATCGCCTCCAGGCCGAGTAGCCGTTGTTGAATTTGCATGGCCGCTGCCCGCCTTGTTGGGGGCGCAATGGCATTGCGCAGTGCGCGAACCTGCTGGCGGATTTCCAATTTTGAACGCATCGCTTTTTCAATTAATTGAATCTCTGCCAAGGAGCGACATTCTTCATTATGCATTCCTTATGTCCGCTGTGCATTATCGGCAGTCTGTTTACTTGTCGATAGTATGGCTGCAATCCGTTCAGCATTCACCGGCTGAATGACGCCGTGTTCGCAAATGATCGCCCGAATTAGTTTGGCTGGCGTTACATCAAACGCTGGATTGTAAACGGAAATTCCGCTGGGCGCTGTCTGGCAACCAAAACCGTGAGTAATTTCCTCAGCGGGCCGCTGCTCGATGGGAATATTTTTGCCGCTTGCCAGCGACAAATCGAACGTGCTACTCGGCGCGGCTACATAGAACGGAATATCGTGGGCGGCTGCCAACAGAGCAAGGCCGTACGTGCCGATTTTGTTCGCTGTATCACCATTTGCGACAATTCGATCTGCGCCCACGATCACCGCCTGAATGCGCCCTTCGCGCATCACCTGGGCGGCCATCGAATCGCAAATCAGCGTGGTAGCGATTCCGCGTTGCTGTAGTTCCCAAGCGGTTAGCCGCGAACCTTGCAATAACGGCC
This portion of the Pirellulales bacterium genome encodes:
- a CDS encoding 5-formyltetrahydrofolate cyclo-ligase, producing MRSKLEIRQQVRALRNAIAPPTRRAAAMQIQQRLLGLEAIRGAKVWFIYVSSGGEVGTHELIHALLAWGHTIVVPRVVGLGEMV